The proteins below come from a single Aegilops tauschii subsp. strangulata cultivar AL8/78 chromosome 6, Aet v6.0, whole genome shotgun sequence genomic window:
- the LOC141026001 gene encoding uncharacterized protein — protein MAATAAASLSLHLRLRPPPYAHRSPLRHASFLLSPSPSTPWPPHHLHVGNGRLPPPCRPSVKARAGTIEAPSLARLGGAVETDRLPADVRDRAMDVVEYLGGRVTIGNVASRAGLQIDQAERALQALAADTGGFLEVSGEGEVLYVFPEV, from the exons ATGGCCGCCACTGCCGCCGCTTCCCTTtccctccacctccgcctccgccctcctccctaTGCCCACCGCAGCCCCCTTCGCCATGCCTCGTTCCTCCTATCCCCTTCTCCGTCCACCCCATGGCCTCCTCACCATCTTCACGTCGGTAACGGCCGGCTCCCTCCACCTTGCCGCCCCTCTGTGAAGGCGCGGGCAGGTACCATCGAGGCTCCGAGCCTCGCGCGCCTTGGGGGCGCCGTAGAGACCGACCGCCTCCCCGCCGACGTGCGCGACCGCGCCATGGACGTTGTCGAATACTTGGGCGGCCGCGTCACAATCGGCAACGTCGCCTCCCGCGCCGGCCTGCAGATTGACCAGGCAGAGCGCGCGCTCCAGGCTCTCGCGGCAGACACCGGGGGCTTCCTGGAG GTTTCGGGGGAAGGGGAGGTGCTGTACGTCTTCCCCGAAGTCTGA